The following proteins are co-located in the Hippoglossus stenolepis isolate QCI-W04-F060 chromosome 23, HSTE1.2, whole genome shotgun sequence genome:
- the LOC118102870 gene encoding mucin-4 — MPLTARNSAGRRRKKPGEKLPEPPGESTSAQVMAPTRMKLRVRRRDAAGAGAGAGPGPGAVGGGQPAEEEVRRRESSSRSSSRRKNSSNASTAAATTSSPPNSSPPTSSASARAVVAAEDASPDSKCPICLDRFNNLAYLDRCLHRFCFPCIQEWSHNKAECPLCKQPFASILHSVRAEDDFKEYTLRPAPANSSVAATVAMVAAMASAARSNHQMRLMLRRHRTADGLETTTRRRRRERGGRGGGSRRTGVWEWYLDSPPLPLPPLPHHPAVSPVVAEDSGEGEDLDQQRMRGGADLAERGVIFEGLTGLGGARTHNDRASRRLMTRLATRQRLQRDGGTVRRLRERETVAFRRALYRCSIRVRGVAGVSGNQGQQCDITADSFRRNPVHLNKLRPWLRRELTVLYGAHGTLVDIVQRIIMAQLARHGLEDSPTIEDELRPFLLARTDHFLHELVNFARSPLSLENYDLQAVYEPPAAALELDGISSPSDSSSVIAISEGEENEAGAGAHDDVIQTGSCLSLSGWDDETPGPSYSTAEPSCSLAPLSFSPAQQEAANQEGEKLEGEEECLIVGYKKPIAERTPELVQLSSDTEEEEEKEKMTEKLPPPATTPPPLSYIPTIPPSTSATFQEEQDNKQKEKDGEAGGRCSRARSWSASSGRSPETVCTLSPSEGQQDSRRDWKQSSSETAREKRKRRKRGPDRSGTLCNPNRSIYPAMMCHPSHSPSPFHSSVESSSPPGSSCEYRCSPLTSSASSPSHSSSPFCFSPLLSSPLPQTPPSLSPGAAHHRDKPGGKRKYKSRHLDSNDKDPTWNPYSGQPDEKQRERRRKRGRDGGRRRDTHRRESVGSESISKRYREDRSPSVEIIYEGTILADATQPPARKRRRKRHRKTRHSSSPVIITLDSDTSHENDGNNKPGGGGSSSSSPLSSQQTVDFSDLPPLPLVHSAGVGGALDEEIGELPVDILDRGSDGSEAEPPGRSEAAGPVAVDNNSDHDVDVENVEESGSLLACRTTAANNPKDPMSVGGGPQPTGDNDFIPITTDLRKRNSAVSTSDTRLLATILNDLKGIAAPKCDLSLTFEPSRSPDSRKKRFQDLHEARSKLSSRLAEPRVPDVTDLPPCRKSTAPLPPLQQMDFRVGEDGVDVPPLLRQASPVRAHNRNTPPPLKHKDAGSPHLSPADRLSPHSSADRHSNPAADSRLAPEAFPPNSALKKHFKSTLALRGVVAPDSRSAALTTSIKHTSPVDSSSASENGSTHTDGLPHLDVMNSFHSSEEHSSCDVTEETSLSVRRSSPVHVDPVNSVDFHSAVSGWSKEKLPHTHSTSGGDQTFRPSSCRVAPADLHVSSSGVAGGLPAGSGVFSGVNSNDTSPLLLSTVDSRTPNHSSPVRSLPVDVLRKSSKCTDPRSSCAAAERLTDTFSVVNREDTSPPVDFHCMNPSPATDGHFNHAASPTSHRKCLSEPSVESLSKHSTDLRHHNHFDPVDAHRDDRVTSSPHNQWNSNASADAHSDSVAL; from the exons ATGCCTCTCACGGCGCGGAACTCtgccgggaggaggaggaagaaaccgGGTGAGAAGCTCCCGGAGCCACCGGGGGAGTCGACTTCTGCTCAG GTGATGGCGCCCACGCGGATGAAACTGCGTGTGCGTCGCCGTGAtgctgcaggtgcaggtgcaggtgcaggtccaggtccaggtgcGGTAGGAGGCGGtcagcctgcggaggaagaggtgaggagacgagagagcagcagccgcagcagcagccgcaggaAGAACTCCAGCAATGCTTCAACCGCAGCCGCCActacctcctctcctcccaacTCCTCTCCTCCTACCTCCTCCGCCTCAGCGAGGGCGGTGGTCGCGGCAGAGGACGCTTCGCCTGACTCCAAGTGCCCCATCTGTCTGGACCGCTTCAACAACCTGGCGTACCTGGACCGATGCCTGCACCGCTTCTGCTTCCCCTGCATCCAGGAGTGGTCACACAACAAGGCAGAGTGTCCGCTCTGCAAGCAGCCGTTCGCCTCCATCTTGCACTCGGTCCGCGCCGAGGACGACTTCAAGGAATACACGCTGCGGCCGGCGCCTGCCAACAGCAGCGTTGCCGCCACTGTGGCAATGGTGGCGGCGATGGCGTCAGCGGCAAGGAGCAACCATCAAATGAGGTTGATGTTAAGGAGACACCGGACGGCAGACGGTCTAGAAACGACCacgaggaggcggaggagagagagggggggaagaggaggaggaagcaggaggacaGGGGTGTGGGAGTGGTACCTtgattctcctcctcttcctctccctcctcttcctcaccatcCAGCTGTCTCTCCCGTGGTGGCGGAGGACAGTGGAGAGGGTGAAGACCTGGACCAGCagaggatgaggggaggagCAGACCTGGCGGAGCGAGGGGTGATATTTGAGGGACTGACAGGCCTCGGAGGGGCGAGGACGCACAACGACCGGGCGTCACGGCGGCTGATGACCCGTCTGGCAACAAGGCAGCGACTGCAACGAGACGGTGGAACTGTGCGGcgtctgagggagagagagactgtagCGTTCCGCCGCGCTCTCTACCGCTGTAGCATACGGGTCCGTGGCGTTGCCGGGGTCAGCGGTAACCAGGGACAGCaatgtgacatcacagcagACAGCTTCCGTCGTAACCCTGTCCACTTGAACAAACTTCGACCCTGGTTGCGGCGGGAGCTCACAGTGCTCTACGGTGCTCACGGCACACTGGTCGACATAGTCCAACGCATCATCATGGCGCAGCTTGCCCGCCACGGGCTGGAGGACTCACCCACCATAGAGGACGAGCTGCGTCCATTCCTGTTGGCTCGCACCGACCATTTCCTGCATGAGCTGGTAAATTTCGCCCGCTCACCACTCAGTCTGGAAAACTATGACTTGCAGGCGGTGTATGAGCCACCGGCCGCCGCCCTAGAGCTGGATGGGATCAGCAGCCcctctgacagcagctctgttATCGCAATATCAGAGGGCGAGGAAAACGAGGCTGGAGCGGGCgctcatgatgatgtcatccaaACAGGAAGCTGCCTCAGTCTGTCGGGTTGGGATGACGAGACTCCAGGCCCCTCCTACTCCACTGCTGAGCCGTCGTGTTCGCTTGCCCCGCTGTCGTTTAGCCCCGCCCAACAAGAGGCGGCCAATCAGGAGGGGGAGAagctggagggggaggaggagtgtcTGATAGTGGGATACAAGAAGCCGATCGCTGAGCGAACTCCTGAGCTGGTGCAGCTGTCATCTGAcaccgaggaagaggaggagaaggagaagatgacGGAGAAGCTTCCTCCTCCCgccaccacccctcctcctctttcttacATACCCACAATCCCCCCCTCCACATCTGCCACCTTCCAAGAGGAGCAGGACAACAAGCAGAAGGAGAAAGATGGCGAAGCGGGCGGGCGTTGTTCACGTGCGCGTTCATGGTCGGCCAGCTCTGGAAGGAGCCCAGAGACGGTGTGCACGCTCAGCCCAAGCGAGGGGCAGCAGGACAGCCGGAGAGACTGGAAGCAGTCCAGCAGTGAGACGGccagggagaagaggaagaggaggaagagggggccGGACAGGAGCGGAACTCTGTGCAACCCAAACCGCTCCATCTATCCCGCCATGATGTGCCACCCCTCACACTCCCCTTCACCGTTTCACTCCAGCGTAGAGTCCAGTTCTCCACCCGGCTCTAGCTGTGAGTACCGCTGCtcccctctcacctcctccgcctcctccccaTCCCACTCCTCCTCGCCCTTCTGCTTCTCCCCGCTGCTGTCGTCGCCGCTTCCGCAGACGCCGCCCTCGCTCTCCCCCGGCGCCGCTCACCACAGAGACAAACCCGGCGGGAAGAGGAAGTACAAGAGCCGCCACCTGGACAGCAACGACAAGGACCCTACCTGGAATCCATACAGTGGGCAACCTGACGAGAAgcagcgagagaggaggaggaaaagggggagagacggagggaggaggagagatacACACAGGAGGGAGAGTGTTGGtagtgagag CATCAGCAAGAGGTATCGAGAAGACCGCAGTCCCAGCGTGGAGATCATCTACGAGGGCACAATCCTCGCCGACGCAACGCAGCCCCCCGCCAGGAAACGCCGCAGGAAACGCCACCGGAAGACACGACACAGcag ctctCCAGTCATCATCACCCTCGACAGCGACACTAGCCACGAAAACGACGGCAACAACAAAcccggcggcggcggcagcagcagcagcagtccgCTCAGCAGCCAGCAGACCGTCGACTTCTCCGACCTCCCTCCGCTCCCGTTGGTGCATTCTGCCGGTGTGGGCGGGGCCTTGGATGAAGAGATCGGCGAACTTCCTGTAGACATCCTGGACAGAGGGTCCGATGGGTCGGAGGCGGAGCCGCCAGGACGGTCGGAAGCTGCTGGTCCCGTCGCCGTTGACAACAACAGCGATCACGATGTGGATGTGGAAAACGTAGAGGAGAGCGGGTCACTGTTGGCGTGCAGGACTACTGCCGCCAATAATCCAAAAGATCCAATGAGTGTGGGCGGCGGCCCTCAGCCAACCGGAGACAACGATTTCATCCCCATAACGACGGATCTTCGCAAAAGAAACTCTGCGGTCTCGACCTCTGACACTCGTCTCCTAGCAACCATCCTCAACGACCTGAAGGGAATCGCTGCTCCTAAATGTGACCTTTCTCTGACCTTTGAACCCAGTCGTTCACCCGACTCAAGGAAAAAGCGTTTTCAGGATCTGCACGAGGCTCGGTCGAAGCTGAGCAGCAGGTTGGCTGAGCCGAGAGTTCCTGATGTCACAGACCTGCCGCCATGTCGTAAGTCCACCGCTCCGCTGCCTCCTCTTCAGCAAATGGATTTCAGGGTTGGAGAGGACGGCGTGGACGTCCCCCCGCTCCTCAGACAGGCCAGTCCTGTGCGAGCCCACAACAGAAACACGCCACCaccattaaaacacaaagatgcAGGAAGTCCTCACCTCTCCCCTGCTGACCGCCTCTCGCCTCACTCCTCTGCTGACCGCCATTCTAATCCCGCTGCTGACTCCCGCTTGGCCCCTGAGGCCTTCCCCCCAAATTCAGCGCtgaagaaacatttcaaaagcaCTCTGGCGTTGAGAGGAGTTGTGGCGCCTGACTCACGTTCGGCCGCTTTAACCACTAGCATCAAACACACGAGTCCCGTTGATTCATCGTCCGCTTCTGAAAACGGTTCCACTCATACAGATGGTTTACCACATCTGGACGTCATGAACTCTTTTCATTCGTCGGAGGAACATTccagctgtgatgtcacagaagagacttctctctctgttcGTAGATCTTCACCCGTTCACGTTGATCCCGTTAATTCTGTTGATTTCCATTCAGCCGTCAGCGGCTGGTCCAAAGAGAAGCTGCCTCACACTCACTCTACCTCCGGAGGCGATCAGACTTTTAGGCCCTCTTCCTGTCGGGTGGCGCCCGCCGACTTGCACGTTTCCAGTAGTGGTGTTGCTGGAGGCTTACCAGCAGGTAGTGGCGTTTTCTCAGGAGTTAATTCCAACGACACGTCTCCTCTTTTGCTTTCAACTGTTGATTCCAGGACTCCGAATCACTCGTCTCCCGTCAGGTCGTTGCCCGTTGACGTCCTTCGTAAAAGTTCCAAATGCACTGACCCCCGCTCttcctgtgcagctgcagaacgACTGACGGACACGTTTTCAGTCGTCAACCGTGAGGACACATCACCACCTGTTGATTTCCACTGTATGAATCCGTCACCAGCCACTGACGGACACTTCAACCACGCAGCCTCACCCACGTCACACAGAAAGTGTCTTTCTGAACCTTCGGTCGAGTCGCTCTCAAAACACTCAACTGATTTAAGGCATCACAACCACTTTGATCCTGTCGACGCTCACAGAGACGATCGCGTCACGTCCTCCCCACACAACCAGTGGAACTCAAACGCCTCCGCTGACGCCCACTCGGACTCTGTCGCCCTTTGA